The DNA window ACCATGACCAAAAACTTATGAAAACCGTAgcacctaaaaacgaaaatatcgGTTAAggtcccaaaacgaaaacgaaaagtgaataccggagcatgcctgtaAGTGCGGAAATGCAGTATCGATACGccttatattaaatattgttgtGCTATTAATGTTTACCAACATTCCCTTAAAAATGTACCATCAGCTAATGCTTTATAGCCTATTTCCACTGTACCCAAAACCTCGGTTTTGGTCGAATGTTACGTTCACCCCATGTAAAAACCCATAAGAAAAAAGTCGGTTTTTCTACATTCGCGAGTTACGTAGAAATAGCGAACGCTCTTTTTGGGTTATCACACGAGATCTTGTCGATATGACAACGAAATAGAGCTGACCACTTAACAAACAGCTGACACTTAAGTGTGCCAAggtatgaaaatagaaaaaaaaaattgtttttttctttttaaagcaaattatttatgtattagaTGAGCCCAAAAAAATTCGCAAGCCGTCAATATGGTGGAGTGGCATGCCCGAGGCTTTGTTCTTCGAGTTATGCCGTTGCTAAAagtaaatgtatatatgtaaatattacgTTGCTGCCAGCAATTCTATTTACATAGGCCCATACTGATGGCGATTTCTTTACTATTGGTAATGGCCTATACTTCCTCCACTTCGTTAAAATCCTCATCAAAATCTTgcaatttaagaatattttccattttaaaaagCCGCGTGctgttttttgaattgttcGCCAACTGGTGTTTACATTTGAGCAGTTGACATTTCAGAGCGGACATATTGAGAAATTTACCGTTGCCCCGTTGGAAACACCAAACGGGACTTGGACGAACGTAAACAAATTTAGTGCACTGGAAAAAGGCTATTACACATTTCACATCTgtagaattaaaaattaaaataaagtcaataatataaataaaagagcttaaaaatatttattggtttttttcaattacacaaattttaagaataagtagaaaactacaacaaaataaaaatctgtCTTTTCCATTGccataaattgtaattttgatGATGTAACAAAAGGCTATCTGCGATCTCTAATTATTGCTTGAAAGGggccaataaaaatatttgttttagagaaaataagaatatttatgGCGGCTTATATTAAAACTTAGTAACATCGGTTAATATTGTTTTCGTTCCATTCTATTGTATcattaattttgatatattgcACTGAAAAAGTTTGGTCACATTGTAGGTTACTAATAGCATCCATTTCAGTTTTACTTGGTTCGTTTTAAATTGTGTTTGCAGACAAACAAGGTTTTACATAAAATGGATAGAATTCGATggatacaaaaaaatacaattattttgaaagGTATCATTCTTTTAACATACTTTATAGTGCCACgtgttaaattatttatagtgACAAGAGTATTCGTCATTTTGAAATGTTACTGATGGAAATGGATTGAACAATGCCTACTACTATTTGTTCTTGATATTATTTTGGCAAGCAAAGGTGTATAAGTTCAaaatatctatattttttatatgtgaacatataaacaaataatgtgAATGCTCTTATTTACAGTGTATTGCagataagaaaaatatacatttgtataaaaaaCGGACTTTTATACCATCATCGCTCAATTTCGCTCAGGAATTTGcctaaaaacaaataaacattgaAACACATTTATGCagtgaattttaaaattacattaggaaaaaaaaaaatatatatatataagtaatGGATCCAAATAATTTTACGTATGAACATTTCGGGATTCTTGTTCAtaatgatgaagatgatgttGCCAAATCCCCCGATGAGCAGGCTACAAACGTTTCCAGTCTAAACGATGGTGAGcttgaatattattatagtcATTTGACGTTACACTATATGGTTCATCCATTAATacacaaaagcaaatgaaacaaaaattcCTTCTTtcctatttaattgttttcatcATATTTCCATGTAATAGTCTTGGGTACAGATGCCATTTGTCAGAATGCTAACATGTTTCTTGAATCACAAAATGACAAAGTTTTCACGTATGTTCAGTCGGATCAACACAATGCTATTAACAACTATGGAGAGAAATCCTTATTAAAGATAGCTACAAATGTTTGTTTGTCCTCAGCAAAAGAGTAAGTCActttaaaatgattattttttatgaatatttcattagtttccattttaaaatagGGAATCGAAGTCAAGCGAAAgtaatttgcaaatgcaagaCAATGAGGTTATGATGATGTTGAAGGCTTCAAAAGCATCTATCGAAGATGTTATAGAGGATGTTCCTCCGCATGACCTTATGAATTATATGCATCAATTACGAGCACATGAAAGCCGATCCAGATGTACAGAACCAatgaatagaaaaaatatagcGTTGGTACAATCAGTTAATGGCAAGTCTCGGCGCTGGGAGCAAAAATTGgtacaaatcaaaacaatggAGGGGGGGAATTTAGTGTTACAATGTGGGCATCTGGAATGTCGGATGACGAGTATAGTAGCCTTAATGAAAATGCTTCCACCACCGCTGTGTCAACATTACTGATGCCACctacaaacaaaataacagCAAGCGATGAAAATATTCACGAAAATAAGGACATAGTATTACATGAACATGAGCATTTGCTCtatcaacatcaacaagagAATTTTCTGCAGATGCACCAACACATGGCTGCTCAGTTGGCAACGTATACAACTGACAAAATCGTCGATCGGAATTCTAAATTAAGTGAAGAAAGTGAATCGCATTCAAATTCGAATGGACATATTTCTCACGAATGtgaatttgttattaatgAACAAACGGTTTCCGTGATAGATAAACATCAAGGCGTCAAACAAAGAGATAAGAACTGTGAGCGATTGTCAGAAGTCGCTATGTCGGGATCATTACCCATAGGTAGACTTATATACCATTATTTGACGATGATTTTATATCAACTTAAAgaatgcatttttttaattcttttagCAACGCCAGttgaaaatattgcaaatgatACAGATGCTTCTGATTTTCCGCTATACGTCAACGATAAGAAAATTGCCTGTCCCCATAAGGGCTGTCATAAATTCTTTCGGGATTCATCTGCAATGCGCAAGCACTTGCATACACATGGACCTCGCGTTCATGTCTGTGCGGAGTGCGGAAAAGCTTTTGTTGAGAGCTCCAAACTAAAGAGGCACCAGTTAGTTCATACGGGAGAGAAACCATTCCAATGTACTTTTGAAGGCTGTGGGAAACGTTTTTCATTAGACTTCAACTTAAGGTAATTTatcttgttttattattttatttatcactaacattaaatataatttcacaaACAGAACCCATGTAAGAATACACACAGGAGACAGACCATTTGTATGCCCTTTCGATGCCTGCAATAAAAAGTTCGCTCAGTCTACAAACTTGAAGTCACATATTCTTACACATGCAAAAGCTAagtatgttaatttattttgagcccaaataaagtaaagtattaataattatgataCTACTATTTTCAGACGAAACCCAAATAATCCACGTTTTGCCACCTGTCCTAGTACGAATGAGCTTTGTACCAATGAAGAAAGTTCTACAAATGTAATTAAAGTCGAGTTACGTGATACTATGTCGGTTAACCAAGCGTCTTTTGTAATGTATGCtgattaaaatatatgcatattttagtGTGAGAACTATTtcaaatgtacatatatacatatatacatacgttTTATGGTGAATACATTTTAGTTATTCAAATAGTGTTTAAGCGTAATTTAAGgccattatttttatttacattatacACGTAGTATGTCTGTTTAACTAATTAtagatttaataaaaatcagtGAATTGAGTTtccaatattaatttatttagaacCAACAATTCGATGAAAAGAAACATTAATATATGGGAAATTCCAAAATGGCGCTACGTTATTTACGAcagaatattacaaaaataacgACTATCGCatgcacaaaattaaaaaatattttggtgGAAATTGAGTGAATCGattcaaagagagagagagcgatgaCTCActgcttatttttttatgtgcaaTTGCTCCAGAGATGTCCGAGTGAGAGCGAAGCGATCGACTGCAAGGCGACAAAACAGTTTGCATACAATTTTCTCGCTTCAACTCACTCAGAGCGTACAGAGTAATGCAGCTGGCTTCTCGCGCTCACTCTGATGTCAAAAATAAGTCAATAAAGCTGATGGCGGTACTTATCGAAAAACAGGAGTGAGTTTTGAAGTTGTCTCACTTAATCGCTAAATTCCAAACTGGgtaacatttgtttttgtatgaaTTTGAGAGATCGTAGTTCTTTATACCtattcattattttgtatCTCATTTGGtgatatattacaaaaattttgaGTGAAATGTTGCTGGGTACACGTAAGCCATAAATCACCTTctgaattaaacaaaatacagtTTCCAAAGTCTGGAAGTGTCCATATGGAAAACCATTTGTCCCGATCGACTGAACCATCAATCCAAAGTCTAATAGCCTATTTCCACTGCACCAAAAAAACTCGGTTCTTTTCCGTTCAGGTCGAATGTTACGCTCGCCCCATGTAAAAACCCATAAGGAAAAAGGGTTCAAAACGTAAAATAACTGAGTGGCAGTGGAAATAGGCTATAATACTCTATTTAGACCAAGTGCATCTGCTTCAATGACGCAGTTCTACGTTGCAAGAGTTAATACCAATACTGCATCACGCGAACAGCTGTTTATGggtgaaaaaataaacaaatttatccagataaaacaaaaatattaatagcaataaaaacaaatccaTCGAAAATAagctattaaataaattatgcgcTTCTGAGAGCATTCAAAAAGTATAAGTAttgtacattttgtttattattcatCAAAAGGCTCGACTTCTTTCCGTTTTACATCATAATAAGCAACTCGCTCTGCAACTTAATATTTAATCGCGGATGGCtttctttattgattttcgTATTCCtctgtttatttcatttcattttttgacttttgcttttttcaaAGAATTGCAAAGCAGTTTGAAATTCTTTTAAGGCGCCAAAATTGGCAAGTGAATTATCATATGATTTCCATAGATAtcgcacaaaatataccaacctTTTCAGAATCATTCCTTCTCTTAACCCTCTAAGCCCCAATtgtagaaatattaaaaaaaaactatgttggatattatttttttaggGTTATTGAtagcttttaatttgaaatatgacCTCAAGAAGTGTGTACAAATCTTAGTTTACCTGTAAATCGAACAAAGGTAAATAACTACCTTAAGGCACTTTTGGGGCTTTAAGtaaattttttcatatatGATTTTGATTATGGTACTCAAGGaaacaacttttatttgcCGTACAGCATAAgtgcaaattacattttgtgcacatatgtacattgtGTTTGGGATTTCTTGCAGTTTGCAGTGTTTGCGCCATCTTTTGCCACTGTCTCGACTCATCCAAACAGGAAAATGGTTGACTTCATCAAACCGTACATCCGAAACTGGAGGCTTTGACTTTTCACCATCTGTGAGCGATGGCTTTGAAGATCTCCGCGTGGATGGGGATTGCATTGTCCAACCTGGTTGTGCAGTTCGCTGGGATGATGGTGACGGAAATTTCCAATCATAATCACGCTTGCTTTGATATGCCACTAAACCAGCAGTAATTGATACCCGAAACTCCGGAAGCTCCAACAATTTGTCTGTGCTCTTGTTTGCCTTTTTTAATGGTCCTGTATAAAACATTCGCATTTGTCGCTGCCAGATCAACCAAATGGTAAAAAATTCGTGTCATTGCATCTTGTGATTTTGCTCGAATATGATAACGACCCATAAGTCTATCCATGAGGTCAACACCAACCATGTGGGCATTATAATTTGTGGACAGACATCAACCTCAATGCGTCTTTTAGATTTCTTGTCATAACGAGCTATCTTTGCTATTccttcatttgcatttaatttcaaaaatggcTTAATACCAACATAAGTAGATAGCAAGCAAACGGCTTTATTGTCTTTCCATAAtacatttgttatatcgatgcCTTATGACGAACCGACATACTCAGTTGAAAAACCTCTCGGCTATTTCCTGATCGTAATGTCATTCGGAAGCTTGCAATTTGGAATGCGATTAACACGCACTGTTCCTAGGATATATATTCCTTTAGCACGCAGACAAACCATCAACGGTAAAGAAGTATAAAAgttgtcaaaataaattatgtagtTTTTGAAACTTTCTACCGTTTTTGTCAGGCGTACAACAATGTTTGCCGAAGCTCCAAGATCTGGATGAGAAGGCAAGATAACGTTGGCACCTGCACCACTATAATTTTCAAACCGGTAAACATAATCAAATGAGTCGCACAACACAAACAGCTTAATACCCCACTTATGAGGCTTATTGGGCATATACTGCCGAAGGTGGTGTCTCATTTTTGTGGTGCACATGGTGTGGTTCATCGACACAGAGTCGTGCTTGCCTTGGCACGGAGTCAAACCTCTGGTCAAGGTGATCTAAAAACGTACGCGTGCGATACAGTGAATCGTATCCTGGCTCACCTTTCTGGATTCGCTTGCTCTCATCCCACAGTGAGAagtattttttgatttcttcAAACTTGTTTCGCGACATGGTGTGTTTTACAGGTCCAAATGCATTTATACCCCAGTAGCTTTTTATATTCGGGTATCGATAAATTGacatgtaaattaaaattccaatGTAGTGATGGATATCGTCAAtgctgaatttgaattgattggCTATGTTTTGCGTTAGTGCTGACCGAATGGTTTCTTCAACAAGCATATTCATAATCTGTGAATCGAAGAAGTAACAGAAAATCTGCAAAAGTCCCGAAGTCCCCTGCAAAAATCCCGAAAAGCTATGTCGTTGACATGTAACTGCATCGACTGCTGCCTCCATGTTACCTTAGTTGGCACCTTGTTTATTAATGCAACACCtgttcataaaataattacttatTTGAGTACCACTTTATAACTTAGATTTCTTACCGGCACAATTAAAACCACCAGAAGAAGGCTCAGATGTACACACTGAGTATTCAATTGTCGGCAGTGGTGAACGAGGTCTCTTTACAGGATTTAGGGAATTTTCCAGCTGCTGTACGTTTTCTTTGTCATTATCACCGCTATTGtctataaatgaaatagtttCGGCGTCCTCTAATGCCGCGTTAAGTGCTTCTACTAAATCCAAGCTGTCTTCATCGTCATCACCAAGAGTTCCTCGTCCGTTTCAACATCATTAAACAAATCCAACAACTGTTCATCGGTCAACTCGGATAATTTAAACCGTCTACGCATTCGACCTGCCATTTTGGTTTGTCTTCAATGAGAAACCATTTAATAAAcagaaacaaacacaaaaattgcatGCAGTTGTGAAATAAGCGGAGTTTGTAAAAGGTCGCGTGGTATCCCAACAGTGCCTCAAGGCACTCATCACAATTTCACCGCTGCAACGAATTATTTGTATACAGTTGCATATATACAACTTgatttgtataatataataacctTCAAgaacaataatttttatttggctgattttgaagttatttcacttttattaattaacacaaacacactacGCATCACACAGTAATTTTTGCGCGCGAATGCATGATGCATTTAAACAACACGGAAaaccatgatacaattatacaaggtagtctcgtcggaaaaAAACTTTCGTCAGTGCGCATTCGTATTTCGACGCAAGAGGTTGTCTGCGGACGAATTTTTAGCGCAATTAACCCTTATGCAAAATGACATTTTGTAATGTATGCCGTAGACACGGatagaattaaaacatttagagaattagagaattctcatatatattattaatattgttcataaacaatttacattttaaaaatatgtcaattAGACATTAATATTAGCTtctaaatatgtaaatattaattgcatCGTCTAAGGGTTAATGCGCATTTCATTGTCGTCTCGTTCACACTACCACGCTGTGCCTctttcactcgcactcattGCTAACATAGACAGGGTACCAGCTTTTTTCTGACGAgaccatgatacaattatagaaGGTAGTGCCGTCGGAAAAAGCTTCCGTCAGTACGCATTCGTATTTCGACGCAAGAGGTTGTCTGCGGACGAATTTTTTCTGCAATTAACCCTTGTGCAAAATGACATTTTGCAATGTATGCCGTAGATACGGatagaattaaaacatttcgagaattagagaattctcatatatattgttaatattattcataaacaatttacatttaaaaaataagtcAAGGATACATTAATATTAgcttcaaaatatgtaaatattaatatcatcgTTTAAGGGTTAATGCGCATTTCATTCTCGTCTCGCTCACACTGCTGTGCTGAGACTctttcactcgcactcatttttatgtttaaagtCGGACAGCTTTTTCCGACGGCACTACCTTCTATAATTATATCATggacgagactaccttgtataattgtatcatgcgGAAAACGTCCAGTTTTAAAGCTTCGGAGAGCTTTCAAAGCTTCCACTCATAAGctcacatttttattttgaactgacaaatataattcaaattattaaaaaagtgTTTCGTTTTTTAGATAATACATGCCAACAAAGTGGAATCGCTATTTCACCCAATTAccaattctttaaatattttcttatgcCTATATgtatttccttttattttcaactttgatttctttttaagAATTGCAATCGTTTTaacttaaaatcaaaaaaatattgcaacaagttgcaataatatgttttttttgccatttcatttatttacaatccGTCTGTTtaaacaataagtaaattgtataattaatattaaattaacagaAATAGCAGTTTTCCAATGCCCGTGTAACATATTTTCAGTTGGCTGGATATATGTATCGGGGAGATCAAGTATGTGGTATCTTTTCTGTCTTTTTACTGTTAAATTGTTGTCTACTAGATTTAAGACTAAATTATTTTCGTGGCTATGGAGTCTATCGATgtatttcttattaaatttttttatttcttcatttttggtTGGAATATGAAGATCTTTGTGAATATTTGCAttagatacaaaaaaaatggtaGCAGTTTTTGATTGGTGACGCTTAAATAtcttaatatttgaattgctaGCAGTTCCAAAGAGCTGTATAGCGTAGGTCCAAACAGGCTTCACTATGGATTTGTAGCGGCGAACTTTGTTTCCCAACGTGGTTTCTGATTTTCGACTTTATCAACCAtgatatttttagtgttttaaGACTGAGTTGCTGACATTTTgctttaatatgtttttttatgtttattaggGGTCGAGATGCAAGTCCAGATATTTCACACAGGTATTTTGTGGATTTGGTGAGCCGTTAAGTTTAACATTTGCAgcggttttttttgttttcatatgtGATTGGGATTG is part of the Drosophila nasuta strain 15112-1781.00 chromosome 4, ASM2355853v1, whole genome shotgun sequence genome and encodes:
- the LOC132794910 gene encoding LOW QUALITY PROTEIN: polycomb protein PHO (The sequence of the model RefSeq protein was modified relative to this genomic sequence to represent the inferred CDS: deleted 2 bases in 1 codon); translation: MDPNNFTYEHFGILVHNDEDDVAKSPDEQATNVSSLNDVLGTDAICQNANMFLESQNDKVFTYVQSDQHNAINNYGEKSLLKIATNVCLSSAKEESKSSESNLQMQDNEVMMMLKASKASIEDVIEDVPPHDLMNYMHQLRAHESRSRCTEPMNRKNIALVQSVNGKSRRWEQKLVQIKTMEGEFSVTMWASGMSDDEYSSLNENASTTAVSTLLMPPTNKITASDENIHENKDIVLHEHEHLLYQHQQENFLQMHQHMAAQLATYTTDKIVDRNSKLSEESESHSNSNGHISHECEFVINEQTVSVIDKHQGVKQRDKNCERLSEVAMSGSLPIATPVENIANDTDASDFPLYVNDKKIACPHKGCHKFFRDSSAMRKHLHTHGPRVHVCAECGKAFVESSKLKRHQLVHTGEKPFQCTFEGCGKRFSLDFNLRTHVRIHTGDRPFVCPFDACNKKFAQSTNLKSHILTHAKAKRNPNNPRFATCPSTNELCTNEESSTNVIKVELRDTMSVNQASFVMYAD